Proteins from one Cellulosilyticum lentocellum DSM 5427 genomic window:
- the gdhA gene encoding NADP-specific glutamate dehydrogenase, producing MSFRTEYMQDLMSRVEKNHPAQPEFHQAVKEVLLCMEPVAERNPQYVKAGIFERIVEPERAIMFRVSWVDDNGNVQVNRGYRVQFNSAIGPYKGGLRFHPSVNLGIIKFLGFEQIFKNSLTGLPMGGGKGGSDFDPKGKSDQEIMRFCQSFMTELSKHIGADTDVPAGDIGVGAREIGFMFGQYKRLRNEFTGVLTGKGLNYGGSLVRTQATGYGCCYFTQEMLATRGESFEGKTVVVSGSGNVAIYAAEKAIELGAKVVALSDSNGYIYDPNGIDLDAVKQIKEVERKRIKEYVNIHKDATYTDGFRGIWTIKCDIALPCATQNELDEEAAKALVANGVMAVAEGANMPSTPEAVEVFQAASILFAPGKAANAGGVATSGLEMSQNSMRYSWTFEEVDEKLKGIMKHIHTVSREAATQYGEPDNYVLGANIAGFLKVADAMYMQGVAY from the coding sequence ATGAGTTTTCGTACGGAGTACATGCAGGACTTAATGAGTAGAGTAGAAAAAAATCATCCTGCACAACCAGAGTTTCATCAAGCAGTAAAAGAAGTATTATTATGTATGGAGCCAGTTGCTGAGCGCAACCCACAATATGTTAAAGCAGGAATCTTTGAACGTATTGTAGAACCAGAACGTGCTATTATGTTCCGTGTATCATGGGTTGATGATAACGGTAATGTACAGGTTAACCGTGGTTACCGTGTACAATTCAATAGTGCTATTGGACCATATAAAGGGGGACTTCGTTTCCATCCATCTGTAAACTTAGGTATTATTAAATTCTTAGGTTTTGAGCAAATCTTTAAAAATTCCTTAACAGGCCTACCAATGGGCGGAGGTAAAGGTGGTAGTGATTTTGATCCAAAAGGTAAATCAGACCAAGAAATTATGAGATTTTGTCAAAGCTTTATGACTGAGCTTAGCAAACATATTGGTGCTGACACAGATGTTCCTGCCGGTGATATTGGTGTAGGTGCTCGTGAAATTGGCTTTATGTTTGGTCAATACAAACGTCTACGTAATGAGTTTACTGGCGTGCTCACAGGTAAAGGACTTAACTATGGTGGTTCTCTTGTAAGAACACAAGCTACAGGCTATGGCTGTTGCTACTTTACACAAGAAATGCTTGCTACCAGAGGTGAAAGCTTTGAAGGCAAAACAGTAGTTGTATCTGGTTCTGGTAACGTAGCTATTTACGCTGCTGAAAAAGCTATAGAACTTGGTGCTAAAGTTGTAGCACTTAGTGATTCAAATGGCTATATCTATGATCCAAATGGTATTGATCTAGATGCTGTTAAACAAATTAAAGAAGTAGAGCGTAAGAGAATCAAAGAATACGTTAATATACATAAAGATGCAACCTATACAGACGGTTTCCGTGGTATTTGGACTATTAAATGTGATATTGCACTTCCATGTGCTACACAAAATGAATTAGATGAAGAAGCAGCTAAAGCACTTGTAGCAAATGGTGTTATGGCTGTTGCAGAAGGTGCAAATATGCCTTCTACTCCTGAAGCAGTAGAAGTATTCCAAGCAGCAAGCATTCTATTTGCTCCTGGTAAAGCAGCTAATGCAGGTGGTGTAGCAACTTCTGGTCTTGAAATGTCTCAAAATAGTATGAGATATAGCTGGACATTTGAAGAAGTAGATGAAAAATTAAAAGGTATCATGAAACATATTCACACTGTTTCTCGTGAGGCTGCTACACAATATGGTGAACCAGATAATTATGTGCTTGGTGCTAATATTGCAGGCTTCTTAAAAGTAGCTGATGCTATGTATATGCAAGGTGTTGCTTACTAA
- a CDS encoding HD-GYP domain-containing protein → MPKLTIPLNECMPGMLVAEAVRNLDNGLVYVGENQELTAETIETLKELSFNEVTIFVNTWDDVWKITKETRESYKKCTDTVQVLLNQVTTDNVVDYEAFKNVKLQMQEAFNDNYKIIGCINLFKYADSYTYTHSINVALLSMLIGKWMKYGEQMIESLLIAGLLHDIGKMKIDPKILNKPDKLTESEFEEIKQHSRYSYELLQDNKSISLDIKIGILMHHEKMDGSGYPYGVYSENINDIAKVLAVADVYDAMLSERPYQKKHSPFDVMQLMQEGVFGKLDTKILLTFLTNIATYYIGTYVQLSNGQIGEVVAINPACVYRPIIKVQDKYIDLYTDHSIHIIELT, encoded by the coding sequence ATGCCAAAGTTAACAATTCCATTAAATGAATGTATGCCAGGAATGCTAGTTGCTGAAGCTGTTAGAAATTTAGATAATGGTTTAGTCTATGTGGGTGAAAATCAAGAATTAACAGCAGAAACTATTGAAACCTTAAAGGAACTCAGTTTTAATGAGGTTACTATTTTTGTTAATACATGGGATGATGTATGGAAAATAACTAAAGAAACAAGAGAAAGCTATAAAAAATGTACAGATACCGTCCAAGTACTTCTTAATCAAGTTACAACTGATAATGTAGTTGATTATGAAGCCTTTAAAAATGTTAAGCTACAAATGCAAGAAGCCTTTAACGATAACTATAAAATAATTGGTTGCATTAACCTTTTTAAATATGCTGATAGCTATACATATACACATAGTATTAATGTTGCTTTATTAAGCATGCTGATTGGGAAATGGATGAAATATGGGGAACAAATGATAGAATCCTTATTAATTGCTGGACTATTACACGATATTGGTAAGATGAAAATAGATCCTAAAATCTTAAATAAACCAGATAAACTAACAGAAAGTGAATTTGAAGAAATTAAGCAGCATTCTCGCTATTCTTATGAACTACTTCAAGATAATAAAAGTATAAGCTTAGATATTAAAATAGGAATCTTGATGCACCATGAAAAAATGGATGGTTCAGGTTATCCTTATGGGGTTTATAGTGAAAATATTAATGATATCGCTAAAGTATTAGCAGTAGCAGATGTTTATGACGCTATGCTCTCAGAAAGGCCGTATCAAAAAAAACATTCACCTTTTGATGTGATGCAATTAATGCAAGAAGGTGTATTTGGAAAGCTTGATACAAAAATTCTATTAACATTCTTAACTAATATTGCTACTTATTACATAGGAACTTACGTTCAATTAAGCAATGGTCAAATAGGAGAAGTAGTTGCCATTAATCCAGCCTGCGTTTATAGACCTATTATCAAAGTACAAGATAAGTATATTGATCTCTATACGGATCATTCTATTCATATTATTGAACTTACTTGA
- a CDS encoding B12-binding domain-containing radical SAM protein: MKVLLLALNAKYIHTSLALRYIKSYCKDYESHITILETTINNNETEMIKAIYKEKPDIIGISCYIWNMSFVKTLIPTLRKLLPHTTLVLGGPEVSYEGDHLFEALDIDLVMEGEGEETWKQYLDYRIQGKGSLQDINGIIYKKENVIIKNAPRQPLDLKHLPFVYDSLEGLEHKIIYYEASRGCPFNCQYCLSSTHKGVRFVPLERVKIHLTYFLEQRVKQVKFVDRTFNTKKAYAMAIWEHIIANDNGSTNFHFEIAAELIDDDMLELLKGARNGLIQFEIGVQSTNMKVLEAISRKMPYEDIKEITRKIKALGNIHQHLDLIAGLPYEDYASFRNSFNDVIALRPEQFQLGFLKLLKGSGLRKSAETYGLIYKDEPPYEILYTKEMSFDEMLKLHSIEELLERYYNSGRFHNSLEYLFTCFKSPFDFFEALMVFWEEQDYDLIQHNKLAYYLHLITFAAQQTTVNSELLKEYIRLDYILHEPVREMPEAFETLNRASYKVYYNDLLKDDLFIMNYLPNLSGLVPRQRYKETHLEYFRYNVWENYLSQTYDSADLLQIPMGILFDYSSSPIKGILIEKE, translated from the coding sequence TTGAAAGTATTATTATTAGCACTTAATGCCAAATATATTCATACCTCTTTAGCTTTGCGTTATATAAAAAGCTACTGTAAAGACTATGAATCCCATATAACTATTTTAGAAACAACTATTAATAACAATGAAACTGAAATGATTAAAGCCATCTATAAGGAAAAACCAGATATTATCGGTATCTCCTGTTATATATGGAATATGTCTTTTGTAAAAACCTTGATTCCTACATTAAGAAAGCTTTTACCTCATACAACACTAGTTTTAGGTGGACCGGAAGTTTCTTATGAAGGAGATCACTTATTTGAAGCATTAGATATTGACTTAGTGATGGAAGGTGAAGGAGAAGAGACTTGGAAACAATACTTAGACTATCGTATCCAAGGTAAAGGCTCTTTACAAGATATAAATGGTATTATTTATAAGAAGGAAAATGTTATTATTAAAAATGCACCTCGTCAGCCACTTGATTTAAAGCATTTGCCTTTTGTATATGACTCTTTAGAGGGTTTAGAACATAAAATCATTTATTATGAGGCTTCTAGAGGCTGCCCTTTTAATTGCCAATACTGCCTTTCATCCACGCATAAAGGCGTACGCTTTGTTCCTTTAGAACGCGTAAAAATACATCTTACTTACTTCCTAGAACAGCGTGTCAAGCAAGTTAAGTTTGTAGATCGTACCTTTAATACTAAAAAGGCCTATGCGATGGCCATTTGGGAGCATATTATAGCAAATGATAATGGCTCTACTAACTTTCACTTTGAAATCGCAGCAGAATTAATTGATGATGATATGCTAGAACTTCTAAAAGGTGCTAGAAATGGTCTTATTCAATTTGAAATAGGTGTCCAATCTACTAATATGAAAGTACTAGAAGCCATTTCTCGTAAAATGCCCTATGAAGATATTAAAGAAATAACAAGAAAAATAAAAGCACTAGGTAATATTCATCAACACTTAGATTTAATTGCTGGTCTTCCTTATGAAGATTATGCTTCTTTTAGAAATTCCTTTAATGATGTAATTGCCCTACGTCCTGAGCAATTTCAATTAGGCTTTCTAAAACTTTTAAAAGGATCTGGATTAAGAAAATCAGCAGAAACTTATGGTCTTATTTATAAAGATGAACCTCCTTATGAAATCCTTTATACAAAAGAAATGAGCTTTGATGAAATGTTGAAGTTGCATAGTATAGAAGAGCTTTTAGAGAGATATTATAATAGCGGTCGCTTTCATAATAGTCTAGAGTATTTATTCACCTGCTTTAAATCACCTTTCGACTTTTTTGAAGCTCTAATGGTATTTTGGGAAGAACAAGACTATGATTTGATCCAACACAATAAGCTAGCTTATTATCTTCATCTCATTACTTTTGCAGCCCAGCAGACTACTGTTAACTCTGAACTTCTCAAGGAATATATTCGACTGGATTATATTCTTCACGAACCTGTTCGTGAAATGCCAGAAGCATTTGAAACCTTGAATCGTGCAAGCTATAAAGTATATTATAATGACCTACTTAAAGATGATTTGTTTATTATGAACTATCTACCGAATTTAAGTGGTTTGGTTCCTAGACAACGCTATAAAGAAACTCATTTAGAGTACTTCCGTTATAATGTATGGGAAAATTATTTAAGTCAAACCTATGATTCCGCAGACTTATTACAGATTCCTATGGGGATATTATTTGATTATTCCTCTTCACCGATAAAAGGTATTTTAATAGAAAAGGAGTAA
- the nth gene encoding endonuclease III, which translates to MKQKQQIAFLLDTLDTYYPKEVICYLHHRTPFELLIATILSAQCTDDRVNQVTPGLFKQFPNVEAFATAELKDVEEAIKSTGFYKNKAKNIIACSRRLVECFNGEVPSDIESLVTLAGVGRKTANVIRGNIFHIPSIVVDTHVKRISIRWGITPYEDPVQIEKDLMTKLPDSHWIRYNTQVIAHGRSICTARSPKCLNCMFLSHCPYGLVHSQKQLPIEAQEALAQGHMY; encoded by the coding sequence ATGAAACAAAAACAACAAATTGCTTTTTTATTAGATACATTAGATACGTATTACCCTAAAGAAGTTATTTGCTACCTGCATCATCGTACGCCCTTTGAACTTTTAATTGCTACAATATTAAGTGCCCAGTGTACAGATGACCGTGTTAATCAAGTAACACCTGGGCTATTTAAACAATTCCCCAATGTAGAAGCTTTTGCTACAGCTGAACTCAAGGATGTAGAAGAGGCCATTAAAAGTACAGGGTTTTATAAAAATAAAGCTAAAAACATTATTGCTTGTTCAAGACGGCTAGTAGAGTGCTTTAATGGTGAAGTACCTTCAGATATTGAGTCACTTGTGACTTTAGCTGGTGTAGGTAGAAAAACAGCCAATGTTATTAGAGGAAATATCTTTCATATTCCTAGCATTGTAGTAGACACACATGTTAAGCGCATTAGCATTAGATGGGGGATTACACCTTATGAAGACCCTGTTCAAATAGAAAAAGATCTTATGACTAAATTGCCAGATTCCCATTGGATTCGGTATAATACACAAGTGATCGCACATGGACGTAGCATTTGCACAGCACGTAGTCCTAAATGCTTGAACTGTATGTTTTTAAGCCACTGCCCTTATGGTCTAGTACACTCTCAAAAACAGCTTCCTATAGAAGCACAAGAAGCATTAGCACAAGGTCATATGTATTAA
- a CDS encoding glycosyltransferase family 4 protein, translating to MNIGIFSDTYSPQVNGVVSSILTLEKKLREQGHNVYIFTISHPDADDHSPYVHRIASLPFIFLKDHRVGIIYSNKAVHKIKRLKLDIILSQTEFSVGIFAKLVAKKLDIPIVHTYHTVYEDYMHYVSKGIEFSPKIARKYSKSFCNGVDGVVAPTKKTEKLLRSYGVKKPIRIIPTGIDFSPFNCEKYAAEEILRLKETFQIPTTDPVILFVGRVAKEKSIDVLIEAMPLVLKKLPTAKLVIVGDGPSRLELEELAAKLGVRDSVIFTGMQPWSGIGKMYQLGDVFVSASVTETQGLTFAEAMAAKLPIVAQEDESIAGLIRDGYNGLLFHNQEELSEALVTILSDSSYRENLANNALYSVKPLSAETFGLNAEAFYHEILDQFYEANPHKKPRLRLKKLLAKKKQTLNDNIKNTSKDRIEDEQ from the coding sequence ATGAATATTGGTATTTTTTCAGATACCTATTCTCCACAGGTTAATGGAGTTGTAAGCTCTATTTTAACCTTGGAGAAGAAATTACGCGAACAAGGCCATAATGTCTATATTTTTACGATTAGCCATCCTGATGCAGATGATCATTCACCTTATGTACATCGTATAGCGAGTTTACCTTTTATATTTTTAAAGGATCATCGTGTAGGGATTATTTATTCTAATAAGGCAGTTCATAAAATTAAACGATTAAAGTTAGACATTATTCTTTCTCAAACAGAATTTTCAGTAGGTATTTTTGCAAAATTAGTAGCTAAGAAGTTAGATATTCCTATTGTGCATACGTATCATACAGTTTATGAAGATTATATGCACTATGTTTCTAAAGGAATCGAGTTTTCACCTAAAATCGCACGTAAATACAGTAAATCTTTTTGTAATGGTGTAGATGGTGTTGTTGCTCCTACTAAAAAAACAGAAAAGCTTTTAAGAAGTTATGGTGTAAAAAAACCTATTCGTATTATACCTACAGGCATTGATTTTTCACCTTTTAATTGTGAAAAATATGCTGCTGAGGAAATTCTCCGTTTAAAGGAGACATTTCAAATCCCAACAACTGACCCTGTTATCTTATTTGTAGGGCGTGTTGCAAAAGAAAAAAGTATAGATGTACTTATAGAAGCTATGCCACTTGTTCTTAAAAAGCTACCTACTGCTAAATTAGTTATAGTCGGGGATGGGCCTTCTCGTTTAGAACTAGAGGAATTAGCTGCAAAGTTAGGTGTCAGAGATTCGGTTATTTTTACAGGAATGCAACCATGGAGTGGTATTGGAAAAATGTATCAATTAGGTGATGTTTTTGTCAGTGCTTCTGTTACAGAGACACAAGGGTTAACTTTTGCAGAAGCTATGGCTGCAAAATTGCCTATCGTTGCACAAGAGGATGAGAGTATTGCGGGCCTCATTAGAGATGGCTATAATGGCCTACTTTTCCATAATCAAGAAGAATTATCAGAAGCTTTAGTCACTATTTTATCAGATTCTAGTTATAGAGAAAATTTAGCAAATAATGCCCTCTACTCTGTTAAACCTTTATCTGCTGAAACTTTTGGTTTAAATGCTGAGGCATTTTACCATGAAATATTAGATCAATTTTATGAAGCTAACCCTCATAAGAAACCTCGCCTTCGTTTAAAAAAGCTACTTGCTAAGAAAAAACAAACTTTAAATGACAATATTAAAAATACATCTAAAGACCGCATAGAAGATGAGCAATAA
- a CDS encoding ATP-dependent helicase produces the protein MDLNKSQKQAVTCLLKPTLVIAGPGSGKTHVIINRVHYMIEQLNCAPQHILVVTFSKLAAEEMKQRYEKIHGVTGVTFGTLHSVFYRILRRSDPRRYAIEHLLLEDKKKSILQNLIKELELDEEEDFIENFTKHLSLMQNQLIESKNYYPEGISREAFIKLLKHYEAFKERHQAFDFDDMLVACYYLLDNDDAILKVVRAQYQYILIDEFQDINEVQFRIIKKIAEAKRQIFVVGDDDQSIYQFRGAKPEFLLDFKKHFPEVEEIYLDVNYRSTQMILNYSLALIEHNTKRYLKALTTPNAKGSAPLFIPCKDAKEEALLIVNEIIKRKNEGLPLTEMAIIYRTNLQARPIVETLLAANIPFCLRDGMVSLYDQWITQDLFAYLYLAENINQPELAARIINKPKRYISNAVMQQAKQMGGHLFMNLLGLETLTEWQKNYIQQLLFDLQVLKEKDLKNAIAYIRRNIGYDQYVMDYASFRKMPASSLLEVLDDIEDSTEGYVSFKEWENMLKTMSEEVKTQTNHKNIKQEALNLMTMHGSKGLEFNTVFIIGVVNGTIPHHKSHLPAELEEERRLFYVAMTRAKENLFIYSPEERHGKNVDISPFISEIQVQLVQSKLKVGQSLYHKSLGKGLIMEILENAVMLVKFNNGQVRKIDSHYAIKNAIIVWEDEIDEKPHKSKKE, from the coding sequence ATGGATTTAAATAAGAGCCAGAAACAAGCTGTGACCTGTTTACTTAAACCTACCTTGGTCATTGCCGGACCAGGCTCAGGAAAGACACATGTCATTATTAATCGTGTTCATTATATGATTGAGCAATTAAACTGTGCACCACAGCATATACTTGTCGTGACCTTTAGTAAATTAGCTGCGGAAGAAATGAAACAACGTTATGAAAAAATTCATGGTGTAACAGGTGTAACATTTGGTACATTACATAGTGTATTTTATCGCATTTTAAGACGTTCAGACCCAAGACGTTATGCCATTGAACATTTACTTTTAGAAGATAAAAAGAAAAGTATCTTGCAAAACCTTATAAAAGAATTAGAGCTTGATGAAGAAGAAGATTTTATAGAAAACTTTACAAAGCATCTATCACTCATGCAAAACCAACTTATAGAATCCAAAAACTATTATCCTGAAGGGATCTCTAGAGAAGCGTTTATTAAGCTTTTAAAACATTACGAAGCCTTTAAAGAGCGTCATCAAGCCTTTGATTTTGATGATATGCTAGTAGCTTGTTATTACTTGTTAGATAACGATGATGCTATTTTAAAAGTTGTCAGAGCGCAGTATCAATATATCTTAATTGATGAGTTTCAGGATATTAATGAAGTACAGTTTCGTATTATTAAAAAAATAGCAGAAGCAAAACGTCAAATTTTTGTTGTAGGTGATGATGATCAAAGTATTTATCAGTTTAGAGGTGCCAAGCCTGAGTTTTTACTAGATTTTAAAAAGCATTTTCCAGAAGTAGAAGAGATTTATTTAGATGTTAATTATCGTTCAACACAAATGATTCTTAACTATAGCCTAGCTCTTATTGAGCACAATACTAAGCGTTATCTTAAGGCATTAACAACGCCTAATGCCAAGGGGAGTGCTCCTTTGTTTATTCCTTGTAAGGATGCTAAGGAAGAAGCTCTTTTAATTGTGAATGAAATTATAAAACGCAAGAATGAAGGACTTCCTTTAACAGAAATGGCTATTATTTATCGTACTAATTTACAGGCAAGACCTATTGTAGAAACTTTATTAGCAGCTAATATTCCTTTTTGTCTACGTGACGGTATGGTCAGCTTATATGATCAGTGGATTACACAAGATTTATTTGCCTACTTATATCTAGCAGAAAATATTAATCAACCTGAGCTAGCAGCCCGCATTATTAACAAACCTAAACGCTATATTAGCAACGCTGTTATGCAGCAAGCTAAACAGATGGGTGGGCATCTTTTTATGAACTTATTAGGGCTAGAAACCTTAACTGAGTGGCAAAAAAACTATATTCAGCAGCTTTTATTTGACCTACAGGTTTTAAAAGAAAAGGATTTGAAAAATGCAATAGCTTATATTCGAAGAAATATCGGTTATGATCAATATGTAATGGACTATGCAAGTTTTCGAAAGATGCCTGCTTCTAGTCTATTAGAAGTACTAGATGATATTGAAGATTCAACCGAAGGCTATGTTTCATTTAAGGAATGGGAAAATATGCTCAAAACGATGTCCGAAGAAGTAAAGACACAAACTAATCATAAAAATATCAAGCAAGAAGCACTTAACTTGATGACTATGCATGGTTCAAAAGGTCTAGAATTTAATACTGTTTTTATTATTGGTGTTGTAAATGGGACAATTCCTCATCATAAAAGTCATTTGCCTGCTGAATTAGAAGAAGAAAGGCGTTTATTTTATGTAGCTATGACACGTGCCAAAGAAAACTTATTCATTTATTCTCCAGAAGAACGACATGGGAAAAATGTAGATATTTCTCCATTTATCAGTGAGATTCAGGTGCAATTAGTACAATCAAAACTCAAAGTAGGCCAATCACTTTACCATAAAAGCCTAGGGAAAGGATTAATAATGGAAATATTGGAAAATGCTGTGATGCTTGTTAAATTTAACAATGGACAAGTACGAAAAATAGATAGTCATTACGCTATAAAAAATGCTATAATAGTTTGGGAGGATGAAATAGATGAAAAACCACACAAATCAAAAAAAGAGTAA
- a CDS encoding VanW family protein, protein MKSKSLLKWSAIIGAVVIIGISLGTIGYIYTKVTEFEQVFAQNVYIEDLSVGGLTKEEAKLKLENMKESELKQQSIVLYKNEIKKQIACNELGITYNIDETINKAFELGHQESFFEKYRISKEGLANAQKFELTKTFSDEPIHNFIKENATFFYKEPVNASIERKNRQFFVTKEVEGEALDEEATFEKMAEALKEPDNELNELIEVEAVTKTVIPEYTEASFADVQTLISSFSTSYNNASANRNENLKVAAQKISRMLLPDEIFYLSNQLEPFTEAAGYKNAGVIVNGKIEDGLGGGVCQVASTLYNAVLLTDIEIVSRQNHSLPVAYVPLGRDATYATGVIDFKFKNNTGYPLFIEGYCENNKVYVNIYGHKDAIPEYDIKFDSVVTEVIPAPATKYEDDSTLEKGKEVVEIKALDGKRVKLYKLYYKNGVLEKKELVDTSYYKPRAAVIKRGTKEVVTNHTPATPTTPQATTPPTTVPEETETNPTGNEASIPIDDIPPSVNPDDLNNFEVIQQ, encoded by the coding sequence ATGAAATCCAAAAGTCTCTTAAAATGGAGTGCCATTATTGGGGCTGTTGTCATTATTGGTATATCTCTTGGTACTATAGGTTACATATACACTAAGGTAACTGAATTTGAACAAGTATTTGCCCAAAATGTATATATAGAAGATTTATCTGTTGGAGGTTTAACAAAAGAAGAAGCTAAGCTTAAGCTAGAAAACATGAAAGAATCTGAACTAAAACAGCAATCAATCGTTTTATATAAAAATGAAATCAAAAAACAGATTGCATGTAATGAACTTGGTATAACCTATAATATTGATGAGACTATAAACAAGGCTTTTGAGTTAGGTCATCAGGAATCATTTTTTGAAAAATATCGTATTTCAAAAGAAGGATTAGCAAATGCACAGAAATTCGAACTTACAAAAACCTTTAGTGATGAACCTATCCATAATTTTATAAAAGAAAATGCCACATTCTTTTATAAAGAGCCTGTCAATGCCAGTATTGAACGAAAAAATAGACAATTTTTTGTTACAAAGGAAGTAGAAGGTGAAGCTCTTGATGAAGAAGCTACCTTTGAAAAAATGGCTGAAGCATTAAAGGAACCAGATAATGAACTTAATGAACTTATAGAAGTAGAAGCAGTTACTAAAACTGTTATACCTGAATATACAGAAGCTTCTTTTGCAGATGTCCAGACACTTATTTCAAGCTTTTCTACTTCCTATAATAATGCCAGTGCCAATCGTAATGAAAATCTAAAGGTGGCAGCACAAAAAATCAGTCGCATGCTTTTACCTGATGAGATTTTCTACTTATCTAACCAATTGGAACCATTTACTGAAGCAGCTGGATATAAAAATGCTGGTGTTATCGTTAATGGTAAAATAGAAGATGGCTTAGGCGGCGGTGTTTGTCAAGTTGCATCTACACTTTACAATGCTGTTCTTTTAACAGATATAGAAATTGTTTCTAGACAAAATCATTCCTTACCTGTAGCCTACGTGCCACTAGGACGAGATGCCACTTATGCAACAGGTGTTATAGATTTTAAATTTAAAAATAATACTGGATATCCTCTATTTATCGAAGGCTATTGTGAGAACAATAAGGTATATGTTAATATTTATGGTCATAAAGACGCTATACCTGAATATGATATCAAGTTTGACTCTGTAGTAACAGAGGTTATTCCTGCTCCGGCTACTAAATATGAAGATGATTCAACACTTGAAAAAGGTAAAGAAGTAGTAGAGATAAAAGCTTTAGATGGTAAACGTGTGAAGCTTTATAAGTTATATTACAAAAATGGTGTATTAGAGAAGAAAGAATTAGTAGATACAAGCTATTATAAACCAAGAGCTGCTGTTATCAAACGTGGCACTAAAGAAGTGGTAACCAATCATACACCTGCTACACCAACTACGCCACAAGCTACTACGCCTCCTACGACAGTTCCTGAAGAAACAGAAACAAATCCTACTGGAAACGAGGCTTCTATACCAATAGATGATATCCCTCCATCAGTTAATCCAGATGATTTAAATAACTTTGAAGTTATACAACAATAG